Proteins encoded within one genomic window of Pseudomonas cannabina:
- a CDS encoding ureidoglycolate lyase — MRTLTIEPLTKEAFAPFGDVIETDGSDYFMINNGSTMRFHRLAEVDTAQPDDKAIISIFRAEALPMPLTIGMLERHPLGSQAFIPLLGHPFLIVVAPVGDAPESALTRAFVSNGRQGVNYHRGVWHHPVLTIEKQDDFLVVDRSGSGNNCDEHYFAENQLLVLDPNPLEG, encoded by the coding sequence ATGCGCACACTGACAATCGAGCCGCTGACCAAGGAAGCCTTTGCCCCTTTCGGTGATGTCATTGAAACCGATGGCAGCGATTACTTCATGATCAACAACGGCTCGACCATGCGTTTTCATCGCCTGGCCGAAGTCGACACCGCACAACCGGATGACAAGGCAATCATCAGCATTTTCCGCGCCGAAGCACTGCCGATGCCCCTGACTATCGGCATGCTGGAGCGTCATCCGCTGGGCAGTCAGGCGTTCATTCCGCTGCTTGGTCATCCGTTTCTGATCGTGGTCGCCCCAGTGGGCGATGCACCTGAATCGGCCCTGACCCGCGCCTTCGTTTCCAACGGCAGGCAGGGTGTCAACTATCATCGCGGCGTCTGGCATCATCCGGTGCTGACCATCGAAAAACAGGATGACTTCCTGGTGGTTGATCGCAGCGGCTCCGGTAACAACTGCGACGAACATTATTTTGCCGAGAACCAGTTGCTGGTTCTCGATCCCAACCCACTGGAAGGGTAA
- a CDS encoding urate hydroxylase PuuD: MLAHLMEWLNLGVRWIHMIVGVAWIGASFYFVWLENNLNRSNPREGLSGDLWAIHGGGIYHLEKYKLAPPTMPENLHWFKWEAYSTWLSGVALLCVVFYANPTLYLLTPGSSLSGAEGVHIGLGSLFVGWFIYSFLCDSPLGKRPALLGVVLFVLLVAAAYGFSKIFSGRGAYLHVGAIMGTIMVGNVFRIIMPAQRALVAAIAENRTPDPSLPAKGLLRSRHNNYFTLPVLFIMISNHFPSTYGSEYNWLILAGIALLAVLVRHYFNTRHDSHRFAWTLPVAALGMMCLAYVTGPAQPPAKIVYQPLPGTAVGGHRADEKPPEPVAPPAQAEPAKLAGADFSKVHDVIQQRCSVCHSATPTSQLFSVAPAGVMFDTPEQIQQQAPRIKAQAITAPIMPLGNITQMTQQERDLVGAWIDQGAHIN; encoded by the coding sequence GTGCTGGCACATCTGATGGAATGGCTGAATCTCGGCGTGCGCTGGATTCACATGATTGTGGGTGTCGCCTGGATCGGCGCATCGTTCTACTTTGTCTGGCTGGAAAACAACCTCAACCGCAGCAACCCGCGCGAAGGGCTGTCGGGGGATCTGTGGGCAATCCATGGCGGTGGCATTTATCACCTGGAAAAATACAAGCTCGCGCCGCCGACCATGCCGGAGAACCTGCACTGGTTCAAATGGGAAGCCTATTCGACCTGGCTGTCCGGGGTCGCGCTGCTGTGCGTGGTGTTTTACGCCAACCCGACGCTGTACCTGCTGACACCGGGCAGCAGCCTGAGCGGCGCTGAAGGCGTGCATATCGGCCTCGGTTCGCTGTTCGTCGGCTGGTTCATCTACAGCTTTCTGTGCGACTCGCCATTAGGAAAGCGCCCTGCCCTGTTGGGCGTTGTGCTGTTCGTGCTGCTGGTGGCGGCTGCTTACGGCTTCAGCAAAATATTCAGCGGGCGCGGTGCGTACCTGCATGTCGGCGCGATCATGGGCACCATCATGGTCGGCAACGTGTTCCGCATCATCATGCCGGCCCAGCGCGCACTGGTCGCCGCCATCGCCGAAAATCGCACCCCGGACCCGAGCCTGCCCGCCAAAGGCCTGCTGCGCTCGCGGCACAACAACTACTTCACGCTGCCGGTGCTGTTCATCATGATCAGCAACCACTTTCCGAGCACCTACGGCAGCGAATACAACTGGCTGATTCTGGCGGGTATCGCGCTGCTGGCGGTGCTGGTGCGGCACTATTTCAATACCCGGCATGACAGCCATCGATTTGCCTGGACCCTGCCGGTCGCCGCGCTGGGCATGATGTGTCTGGCTTACGTCACCGGCCCGGCGCAACCTCCTGCGAAGATCGTCTATCAACCGCTGCCGGGTACCGCTGTCGGCGGGCACCGGGCCGACGAGAAACCGCCCGAGCCGGTGGCGCCGCCTGCCCAGGCAGAGCCTGCCAAACTGGCGGGCGCGGATTTCAGCAAAGTGCACGACGTGATCCAGCAGCGTTGCTCGGTCTGTCACTCGGCCACGCCGACCAGCCAACTGTTCAGCGTCGCCCCGGCAGGCGTGATGTTCGATACGCCCGAACAGATTCAGCAACAGGCGCCGCGCATCAAGGCCCAGGCGATCACGGCCCCGATCATGCCGCTGGGCAACATTACCCAGATGACCCAACAGGAACGTGACCTCGTGGGTGCCTGGATCGATCAAGGCGCACACATCAACTGA
- a CDS encoding outer membrane protein OmpK → MNRTFSSVLLASSLLSTAPAMAEDIFQWQSNSLTYLNGRDFTVNPENQQTFTFEHADSWKYGDNFFFVDKIFYNGKKDATAGDNTYYGEFSPRLSLGKIFGQKFEFGPITDVLIAATYEFGEGDNESYLIGPAFDLKIPGFDYFQLNFYQRQTEGNRPGDGVWQITPVWSYTIPVGKSDVLIDGFMDWVVDNDKNSRGTYHSNLHFNPQIKYDLGKALNYPERQLYVGIEYDYWTNKYGIKDTRSFDTDQNTASLLVKVFF, encoded by the coding sequence ATGAACCGTACGTTTTCCAGTGTGTTACTGGCCAGCAGTCTGCTGTCCACCGCACCCGCCATGGCAGAGGATATCTTCCAGTGGCAGAGCAATAGCCTGACCTATCTCAATGGACGAGACTTCACTGTCAATCCAGAGAATCAGCAGACGTTCACGTTCGAGCATGCGGACAGCTGGAAGTACGGCGACAACTTCTTTTTCGTCGACAAGATTTTCTATAACGGTAAGAAAGACGCCACGGCTGGCGATAACACGTACTACGGCGAGTTCTCGCCACGGTTGTCGCTGGGCAAGATCTTCGGTCAGAAGTTTGAATTCGGCCCGATCACTGATGTGCTGATTGCGGCAACTTACGAGTTTGGCGAAGGCGATAACGAGTCGTACCTGATCGGTCCGGCGTTCGATTTGAAGATTCCGGGTTTCGACTATTTCCAGCTGAACTTCTATCAGCGTCAGACTGAAGGCAATCGTCCGGGTGATGGCGTATGGCAGATCACTCCGGTCTGGTCCTACACCATTCCTGTCGGCAAATCGGACGTACTGATCGACGGCTTCATGGACTGGGTCGTGGACAACGACAAGAATTCACGTGGTACTTACCATTCCAACCTGCACTTCAACCCCCAGATCAAGTACGACCTGGGCAAGGCACTGAATTACCCTGAGCGTCAGCTGTATGTAGGCATCGAATACGACTACTGGACCAACAAGTACGGCATCAAGGACACCCGCTCTTTCGATACCGATCAGAACACCGCGAGTTTGCTGGTAAAAGTGTTTTTCTAA